From Erigeron canadensis isolate Cc75 chromosome 8, C_canadensis_v1, whole genome shotgun sequence, one genomic window encodes:
- the LOC122578660 gene encoding uncharacterized protein YwkD isoform X4 produces MAAAAVGASFNHVSRESSDIERLANFYQQIFGFERIESPKFDFKVIWLKQSPSFCLHLIERDPKTKLPEGPWSASHDAVADPTKLFRGHHLCFDVANFDSFLKALKEKGIETHERTQPNGKTKQVFFFDPDGMERRICPRV; encoded by the exons ATGGCAGCAGCAGCAGTAGGAGCTTCTTTCAACCACGTCTCTAGAGAATCCTCCGATATCGAACGCCTTGCCAACTTTTATCAACAG ATATTTGGATTTGAACGAATAGAAAGCCCAAAGTTTGACTTCAAAGTGATATGGCTAAAACAATCTCCATCTTTCTGTCTTCACCTTATCGAAAGGGACCCGAAAACCAAGCTTCCAGAAGGTCCATGGAGTGCCTCTCATGATGCTGTTGCTGATCCTACAAAGCTTTTTAGAGGTCATCATCTTTGTTTTGATGTTGCTAATTTTGACTCCTTTCTCAAAGCCCTCAAG GAGAAAGGAATTGAGACACATGAGAGGACTCAACCAAATGGGAAAACCAAACAAGTCTTCTTCTTCGATCCTGATG GGATGGAAAGACGGATATGCCCACGTGTATAA
- the LOC122578660 gene encoding uncharacterized protein YwkD isoform X1, producing the protein MAAAAVGASFNHVSRESSDIERLANFYQQIFGFERIESPKFDFKVIWLKQSPSFCLHLIERDPKTKLPEGPWSASHDAVADPTKLFRGHHLCFDVANFDSFLKALKEKGIETHERTQPNGKTKQVFFFDPDDDFLSRVNDSHSTFSPLGFLIRALYKDNGSK; encoded by the exons ATGGCAGCAGCAGCAGTAGGAGCTTCTTTCAACCACGTCTCTAGAGAATCCTCCGATATCGAACGCCTTGCCAACTTTTATCAACAG ATATTTGGATTTGAACGAATAGAAAGCCCAAAGTTTGACTTCAAAGTGATATGGCTAAAACAATCTCCATCTTTCTGTCTTCACCTTATCGAAAGGGACCCGAAAACCAAGCTTCCAGAAGGTCCATGGAGTGCCTCTCATGATGCTGTTGCTGATCCTACAAAGCTTTTTAGAGGTCATCATCTTTGTTTTGATGTTGCTAATTTTGACTCCTTTCTCAAAGCCCTCAAG GAGAAAGGAATTGAGACACATGAGAGGACTCAACCAAATGGGAAAACCAAACAAGTCTTCTTCTTCGATCCTGATG ATGATTTTTTGAGCAGGGTTAACGACTCGCATTCTACGTTTTCACCATTAGGATTTCTGATCCGTGCTTTGTACAAAGATAACGGATCCAAGTGA
- the LOC122578660 gene encoding uncharacterized protein YwkD isoform X5 produces the protein MAAAAVGASFNHVSRESSDIERLANFYQQIFGFERIESPKFDFKVIWLKQSPSFCLHLIERDPKTKLPEGPWSASHDAVADPTKLFRGHHLCFDVANFDSFLKALKEKGIETHERTQPNGKTKQVFFFDPDGDCR, from the exons ATGGCAGCAGCAGCAGTAGGAGCTTCTTTCAACCACGTCTCTAGAGAATCCTCCGATATCGAACGCCTTGCCAACTTTTATCAACAG ATATTTGGATTTGAACGAATAGAAAGCCCAAAGTTTGACTTCAAAGTGATATGGCTAAAACAATCTCCATCTTTCTGTCTTCACCTTATCGAAAGGGACCCGAAAACCAAGCTTCCAGAAGGTCCATGGAGTGCCTCTCATGATGCTGTTGCTGATCCTACAAAGCTTTTTAGAGGTCATCATCTTTGTTTTGATGTTGCTAATTTTGACTCCTTTCTCAAAGCCCTCAAG GAGAAAGGAATTGAGACACATGAGAGGACTCAACCAAATGGGAAAACCAAACAAGTCTTCTTCTTCGATCCTGATG GTGACTGCAGGTAA
- the LOC122578660 gene encoding uncharacterized protein YwkD isoform X6, giving the protein MAAAAVGASFNHVSRESSDIERLANFYQQIFGFERIESPKFDFKVIWLKQSPSFCLHLIERDPKTKLPEGPWSASHDAVADPTKLFRGHHLCFDVANFDSFLKALKEKGIETHERTQPNGKTKQVFFFDPDE; this is encoded by the exons ATGGCAGCAGCAGCAGTAGGAGCTTCTTTCAACCACGTCTCTAGAGAATCCTCCGATATCGAACGCCTTGCCAACTTTTATCAACAG ATATTTGGATTTGAACGAATAGAAAGCCCAAAGTTTGACTTCAAAGTGATATGGCTAAAACAATCTCCATCTTTCTGTCTTCACCTTATCGAAAGGGACCCGAAAACCAAGCTTCCAGAAGGTCCATGGAGTGCCTCTCATGATGCTGTTGCTGATCCTACAAAGCTTTTTAGAGGTCATCATCTTTGTTTTGATGTTGCTAATTTTGACTCCTTTCTCAAAGCCCTCAAG GAGAAAGGAATTGAGACACATGAGAGGACTCAACCAAATGGGAAAACCAAACAAGTCTTCTTCTTCGATCCTGATG AATAA
- the LOC122579850 gene encoding uncharacterized protein LOC122579850: MSLITDEIRASATELYHGDKICKEKSRFLLTEVGLPNGLLPLEDIEECGYVKDTGFVWLRQKKKKEHKFEKVGRLASYANEVTAYVEKSKIKKLTGVKTKEMMMWVNLSEITVDDPPTGKITFRSPTGLFRTFPSAAFEVEEDKEVQVKEV, translated from the coding sequence atgtctcTAATTACAGATGAGATAAGAGCCAGTGCTACTGAGCTATACCATGGTGACAAAATTTGCAAAGAGAAATCAAGGTTTTTGCTAACAGAAGTTGGATTGCCAAATGGGCTTTTGCCCTTGGAAGATATTGAAGAATGTGGGTATGTCAAAGACACTGGTTTTGTTTGGCTAAggcaaaagaagaaaaaggagcACAAATTCGAAAAGGTTGGGAGGCTCGCGAGCTATGCGAATGAGGTGACTGCGTATGTCGAAAAATCCAAGATTAAGAAGCTAACTGGTGTGAAGACGAAAGAAATGATGATGTGGGTTAACCTTAGTGAGATCACCGTTGATGATCCACCAACGGGGAAGATCACTTTCAGATCTCCCACGGGATTATTTCGGACTTTTCCTTCCGCGGCTTTTGAAGTCGAGGAAGATAAAGAAGTCCAAGTGAAAGAGGTGTAA
- the LOC122578660 gene encoding uncharacterized protein YwkD isoform X3: MAAAAVGASFNHVSRESSDIERLANFYQQIFGFERIESPKFDFKVIWLKQSPSFCLHLIERDPKTKLPEGPWSASHDAVADPTKLFRGHHLCFDVANFDSFLKALKEKGIETHERTQPNGKTKQVFFFDPDGNGLEVSSRD, translated from the exons ATGGCAGCAGCAGCAGTAGGAGCTTCTTTCAACCACGTCTCTAGAGAATCCTCCGATATCGAACGCCTTGCCAACTTTTATCAACAG ATATTTGGATTTGAACGAATAGAAAGCCCAAAGTTTGACTTCAAAGTGATATGGCTAAAACAATCTCCATCTTTCTGTCTTCACCTTATCGAAAGGGACCCGAAAACCAAGCTTCCAGAAGGTCCATGGAGTGCCTCTCATGATGCTGTTGCTGATCCTACAAAGCTTTTTAGAGGTCATCATCTTTGTTTTGATGTTGCTAATTTTGACTCCTTTCTCAAAGCCCTCAAG GAGAAAGGAATTGAGACACATGAGAGGACTCAACCAAATGGGAAAACCAAACAAGTCTTCTTCTTCGATCCTGATG GTAATGGCTTAGAGGTTTCGAGCCGTGATTAA
- the LOC122610419 gene encoding putative late blight resistance protein homolog R1C-3, with the protein MKGFTEAGNLVVRFNDEVKIIHQLNFQNSTKQLQVISIVGMAGLGKTTLAKTIYNDTSVWDFYDIQAWTSVSQVYQIKDLLLSLLSSLISELTDEIYKLSDTQLGELLYRKLKDRQYLVVFDDICDSNAWNDLKMYFPDDNIGSRVVFTSRDIDISAHIQAAGSTHVLHYLDEFESWDLFLQKTFQNGRCPSSLEDFGRLITRKCDGLPLAIVMASRLLKYNQTNEWWRQVAETLSLFIGNSSTALCNHLLGMMMKLYENVEVRDLLEGATDLDLKDFIQPCEYIDEVIDTCEKLGKIKYSSNKEGEVVVGFDEEVETLLDQLTSTSIKHLQVISIAGMAGLGKTTLATKLYNDPLVEYTFDMRAWTSVSQVYQVKDLLLGILSTCIHEINDEIYKMNDIRLGEKLYRLLKGHRYLVVLDDIWDSKAWNDLKMYFPDDKTGSRVLFTSRDIDITSHVQAARPIHVLRFRNEVESWDLLLKKTFRTGICPLSLEDFGRAITRKCEGLPLAIVIASGILKNNMSNEWWRQIAEKLSLFMVSKPSQYMHSLALSYNHLPPHLKPCFLFFRSFPEDYEVSVSKLIWLWIAQGFIQQSGSKTWEDVAEDFLMDLINRGLLMISKTRADGRIKACRIHDLLRDLCLRKSLEEKFSLLSYKYPSFTSSSATIRDMQYEILADTSPLVTHSSLCYPNELADILQNGRPIPYGRYKMLKVLDMEYVPISVFHSDVVHLIDLRYLAIQAYDGSLPSSISNLVHLQTLIISSKKNIVLPNTIWNMVNLRHLYIKSGENFIEEPKFVQVTEDNGVSNLLPSLQTLSQVSPESCQNVSTRTPTLRKLGFCGPLISSLGDLEFPNIRTLQHLEKLKLLNTIPYPEATRSCNPLRFPENLKKLTLCNTGLDWDEIWTFAWVPNLEVLKLKFQACIGERWETGEEAEFRRLQVLKLHDLDITNWVSYRDNFPRLKQLVVRRCSKTFFVVLHSIF; encoded by the coding sequence ATGAAAGGTTTTACTGAAGCAGGAAACCTTGTGGTGCGCTTTAATGATGAAGTAAAAATAATACATCAACTTAATTTTCAGAATTCTACAAAGCAGCTCCAGGTTATCTCAATTGTAGGAATGGCTGGGCTTGGTAAGACTACTCTGGCTAAAACAATTTACAACGATACATCAGTCTGGGATTTCTATGATATTCAAGCGTGGACCAGTGTTTCTCAAgtttatcaaattaaagatTTGTTACTCAGTTTATTAAGCTCTCTCATTTCTGAGCTTACTGATGAGATTTACAAATTGAGTGACACGCAGTTGGGTGAATTGCTATACAGAAAACTAAAGGATCGTCAATATCTGGTGGTCTTTGATGATATCTGCGATTCTAACGCCTGGAATGATCTCAAAATGTATTTCCCAGATGACAATATTGGAAGCCGAGTCGTGTTTACCAGTCGTGACATAGACATCAGTGCACATATACAGGCAGCAGGATCAACTCATGTTTTGCATTACCTTGATGAATTTGAAAGTTGGGATTTGTTTCTGCAAAAGACCTTTCAGAATGGCAGGTGTCCTTCTTCGCTGGAAGATTTCGGAAGGTTGATTACAAGAAAATGTGATGGTTTGCCACTGGCAATTGTCATGGCCTCTCGTCTTCTGAAATATAATCAGACAAATGAGTGGTGGAGGCAAGTTGCTGAAACACTAAGCTTGTTTATTGGTAATTCATCTACAGCTCTCTGTAATCATCTACTTGGCATGATGATGAAGCTCTATGAAAATGTGGAAGTGCGCGATCTATTAGAAGGAGCAACAGATCTGGATTTGAAAGATTTTATTCAACCGTGTGAATATATAGATGAGGTTATAGATACTTGTGAAAAactaggtaaaataaaatacagcTCAAACAAAGAGGGAGAAGTTGTGGTGGGCTTTGATGAAGAAGTAGAAACACTACTTGATCAACTTACTTCAACTTCTATAAAGCACCTTCAGGTTATCTCTATTGCAGGAATGGCTGGGCTTGGTAAGACTACTCTGGCTACAAAACTTTACAACGATCCATTGGTCGAGTATACCTTTGACATGCGAGCGTGGACCAGTGTTTCTCAAGTTTATCAAGTTAAAGATTTGTTACTGGGAATACTAAGCACCTGTATCCATGAGATTAATGACGAAATTTACAAAATGAATGACATACGGTTGGGGGAAAAGCTATACAGACTACTAAAGGGTCATAGATATCTGGTGGTATTGGATGACATCTGGGATTCTAAGGCTTGGAATGATCTCAAAATGTATTTCCCAGATGACAAAACCGGAAGCCGAGTGTTATTTACTAGTCGTGACATAGACATCACCTCACATGTACAGGCAGCAAGACCTATTCACGTTCTGCGTTTCCGTAATGAAGTTGAGAGTTGGGATTTGCTTTTAAAAAAGACCTTTAGGACTGGAATATGTCCTCTTTCGCTGGAAGATTTTGGGAGGGCGATTACAAGAAAATGTGAAGGTTTGCCTCTTGCAATTGTCATAGCCTCtggtattttgaaaaataatatgtCAAATGAGTGGTGGAGGCAAATTGCCGAAAAGCTAAGCTTGTTTATGGTGAGTAAGCCAAGCCAATACATGCACTCCCTGGCTTTGAGCTACAACCATTTGCCACCTCATTTAAAACCATGTTTTCTCTTTTTTCGATCATTTCCTGAGGACTATGAGGTATCCGTGTCAAAGCTGATTTGGCTATGGATTGCTCAAGGATTCATACAACAAAGTGGAAGCAAAACGTGGGAGGATGTTGCAGAGGATTTCCTGATGGATTTAATCAATAGAGGTTTGCTGATGATTTCCAAAACGAGGGCTGATGGCCGAATAAAAGCATGCCGTATCCATGACTTGCTGCGGGATTTATGTTTGAGAAAGTCTCTTGAAGAGAAATTTTCTCTACTAAGTTACAAGTACCCTTCTTTTACATCATCTTCTGCTACCATCCGAGATATGCAATATGAAATTTTAGCAGATACCTCTCCACTAGTCACCCACTCTAGTTTGTGTTATCCAAATGAGTTAGCCGATATTCTTCAAAATGGTAGACCAATTCCTTATGGTAGATACAAAATGTTAAAGGTTCTTGATATGGAGTATGTCCCTATCTCTGTATTTCATTCTGATGTAGTACACCTTATTGATCTAAGATACTTGGCCATTCAAGCTTATGATGGAAGTCTCCCTTCATCAATATCCAACCTTGTCCACTTGCAAACGCTGATAATATCTTCAAAGAAGAATATCGTCCTACCTAATACCATATGGAATATGGTAAATCTGAGGCACTTGTATATCAAATCAGGTGAAAACTTCATTGAGGAGCCTAAATTTGTTCAAGTTACAGAGGACAATGGTGTTTCAAATTTGTTGCCGAGCCTGCAAACATTATCCCAAGTAAGCCCTGAATCTTGCCAGAATGTGTCTACCAGAACTCCCACTCTTAGGAAACTTGGGTTTTGTGGACCCTTGATATCAAGTCTAGGTGATCTGGAATTTCCAAATATACGCACTTTGCAACACCTCGAAAAATTGAAGTTGTTAAACACAATTCCATACCCGGAAGCAACAAGATCATGCAATCCTCTTAGGTTTCCTGAAAATCTTAAGAAACTGACGCTGTGTAACACTGGATTGGATTGGGATGAGATTTGGACCTTTGCGTGGGTGCCTAACCTGGAGGTTCTAAAGTTAAAGTTTCAAGCATGCATTGGAGAAAGGTGGGAGACAGGGGAAGAAGCAGAGTTTAGGCGACTCCAAGTGTTGAAATTGCATGATCTGGACATAACGAATTGGGTTAGTTACAGGGATAACTTCCCACGACTAAAACAGTTAGTGGTGCGTCGTTgttcaaaaacattttttgttGTCTTGCATagtatattttga
- the LOC122578660 gene encoding uncharacterized protein YwkD isoform X2, which translates to MAAAAVGASFNHVSRESSDIERLANFYQQIFGFERIESPKFDFKVIWLKQSPSFCLHLIERDPKTKLPEGPWSASHDAVADPTKLFRGHHLCFDVANFDSFLKALKEKGIETHERTQPNGKTKQVFFFDPDGLCLGMERRICPRV; encoded by the exons ATGGCAGCAGCAGCAGTAGGAGCTTCTTTCAACCACGTCTCTAGAGAATCCTCCGATATCGAACGCCTTGCCAACTTTTATCAACAG ATATTTGGATTTGAACGAATAGAAAGCCCAAAGTTTGACTTCAAAGTGATATGGCTAAAACAATCTCCATCTTTCTGTCTTCACCTTATCGAAAGGGACCCGAAAACCAAGCTTCCAGAAGGTCCATGGAGTGCCTCTCATGATGCTGTTGCTGATCCTACAAAGCTTTTTAGAGGTCATCATCTTTGTTTTGATGTTGCTAATTTTGACTCCTTTCTCAAAGCCCTCAAG GAGAAAGGAATTGAGACACATGAGAGGACTCAACCAAATGGGAAAACCAAACAAGTCTTCTTCTTCGATCCTGATG GTCTGTGTTTAGGGATGGAAAGACGGATATGCCCACGTGTATAA